A single window of Streptomyces griseoviridis DNA harbors:
- the fusA gene encoding elongation factor G — protein sequence MRTETEFLETVRNLGVLAHVDAGKTTVTERILYATGTTHRRGEVHDGTTVTDFDPQERERGITIFAAAVSCAWDGHRINLIDTPGHVDFADEVERALRVLDGAVAVFDAVAGVEPQSESVWRQADRYGVPRIAFVNKLDRAGADLDAAVESIRTRLHPAPLVVQLPIGAEDRFTGVVDLPHLRALIWDDGDGDGGDGGGGDGGGTVRRVPVPDELRDEALRRRRLLEEAVAALHPAALEEFCARSTLSAGTLTAALRDLTHSGDGVVVLCGSAYRNRGIEPLLDAVVSYLPSPLDVPAVRGLHEGAEQERAADPAAPFAALAFKVQAGATGRLTYLRVYSGTVRKGDVVRDAGTGRGERIGRILRVRADRHTQVERAVAGDIVAVVGLKWTRAGSTLCAPDAPLVLEPPGVAEPVVSVAVEARRSTDTGRLASALARLTEEDPSLVARTDPETGQTVLAGRGELHLEVAARQLRAVHGVEVNVGRPKVSYRETVGRGVTGVVFRHVKQDGGAGQFAHVVLDVEPWEGEFAFRSTVVGGRVPQEYVRAVRAGCEAALADGPLGHQVTGLRVTLTDGATHVKDSSETAFRTAGRLGLREALRACAMVLLEPVAEVTVTAPEDAVGVVLGDLAARRGRISGSAARGGATVVTATVPLAELFGYATRLRSRTQGRATFTTRPTGYAPAPATATTPGAGADR from the coding sequence GTGCGCACCGAGACCGAATTCCTCGAAACCGTCCGCAACCTGGGCGTCCTCGCCCACGTCGACGCGGGCAAGACCACCGTCACCGAGCGGATCCTGTACGCCACCGGCACCACGCACCGGCGCGGCGAGGTCCACGACGGCACCACCGTCACCGACTTCGACCCGCAGGAGCGCGAGCGGGGCATCACCATCTTCGCCGCGGCCGTCAGCTGCGCCTGGGACGGACACCGGATCAACCTCATCGACACCCCGGGGCACGTCGACTTCGCCGACGAGGTGGAGCGCGCGCTGCGGGTGCTCGACGGCGCCGTAGCCGTGTTCGACGCGGTCGCGGGCGTCGAGCCGCAGAGTGAGTCGGTGTGGCGGCAGGCCGACCGGTACGGCGTGCCGAGGATCGCCTTCGTCAACAAGCTGGACCGGGCGGGCGCCGACCTCGACGCGGCCGTGGAGTCGATCAGGACCCGGCTGCACCCGGCGCCGCTGGTCGTCCAGTTGCCCATCGGCGCCGAGGACCGCTTCACCGGCGTCGTCGACCTGCCGCACCTGCGCGCGCTGATCTGGGACGACGGCGACGGCGACGGCGGTGACGGGGGCGGGGGCGACGGCGGCGGAACGGTCCGGCGGGTGCCGGTCCCCGACGAGCTGCGGGACGAGGCGCTGCGGCGCAGACGGCTCCTCGAAGAGGCGGTCGCCGCACTGCATCCGGCGGCCCTGGAGGAGTTCTGCGCCCGCTCGACGCTGTCGGCCGGGACGCTGACCGCCGCCCTGCGGGACCTGACGCACAGCGGTGACGGCGTGGTGGTGCTCTGCGGCTCCGCCTACCGCAACCGCGGCATCGAACCGCTGCTCGACGCCGTCGTCTCCTATCTGCCCTCGCCCCTCGACGTGCCCGCCGTGCGCGGCCTGCACGAGGGCGCCGAGCAGGAGCGCGCGGCCGACCCGGCGGCGCCGTTCGCGGCGCTCGCGTTCAAGGTGCAGGCCGGGGCGACCGGCCGGCTGACCTATCTGCGGGTGTACTCGGGAACCGTCAGGAAGGGGGACGTGGTGCGGGACGCGGGCACCGGACGCGGCGAGCGGATCGGGCGCATCCTGCGGGTGCGGGCCGACCGGCACACCCAGGTGGAACGGGCGGTCGCCGGGGACATCGTCGCCGTCGTCGGACTGAAGTGGACCCGCGCGGGCTCGACGCTGTGCGCGCCCGACGCGCCGCTGGTCCTCGAACCTCCGGGTGTCGCCGAGCCGGTGGTCTCGGTGGCGGTCGAGGCACGCCGGTCGACCGACACCGGGCGGCTGGCGTCGGCGCTCGCCCGGCTGACCGAGGAGGACCCGTCGCTGGTGGCGCGGACCGACCCCGAGACCGGGCAGACGGTGCTGGCCGGGAGGGGCGAACTGCACCTGGAGGTGGCGGCGCGGCAGCTCCGGGCCGTCCATGGAGTGGAGGTCAACGTGGGCCGTCCCAAGGTGAGTTACCGGGAGACCGTCGGACGGGGTGTCACCGGAGTGGTCTTCCGGCACGTCAAACAGGACGGCGGGGCGGGGCAGTTCGCCCATGTCGTCCTCGATGTCGAGCCGTGGGAGGGCGAGTTCGCGTTCCGCTCCACGGTCGTCGGCGGCCGGGTGCCGCAGGAGTACGTGCGTGCGGTGCGGGCCGGCTGCGAGGCCGCCCTCGCGGACGGGCCGCTCGGACACCAGGTGACCGGTCTGCGGGTCACCCTCACCGACGGGGCGACCCATGTGAAGGACTCCTCGGAGACCGCGTTCCGTACGGCGGGGCGGCTCGGACTCCGCGAGGCCCTGCGCGCCTGCGCGATGGTCCTCCTTGAGCCGGTCGCCGAGGTCACCGTCACGGCGCCCGAGGACGCGGTCGGCGTGGTCCTCGGGGACCTCGCGGCCCGCCGCGGCCGGATCTCGGGCTCGGCCGCGCGGGGCGGCGCGACGGTCGTCACGGCCACCGTGCCGCTGGCCGAACTCTTCGGCTACGCGACCAGGTTGCGCAGCCGCACCCAGGGCCGGGCCACCTTCACCACCCGCCCCACGGGCTACGCCCCGGCCCCGGCCACGGCCACGACTCCGGGAGCGGGAGCGGACCGCTGA